In the genome of Elephas maximus indicus isolate mEleMax1 chromosome 6, mEleMax1 primary haplotype, whole genome shotgun sequence, one region contains:
- the LOC126078347 gene encoding putative uncharacterized protein ASB16-AS1, with protein sequence MREKEHPPSPPPPPPSTPPPRPFGMRGAGLARDSWSNPEKPIRRRPSTSPPPAGLAQTPTGGGRAGGEARGAGGRACVRARLRACVRGPGAWRVGVCVRVCPCVFTRGRAREGACARVCAPGRSARSAIDYRTSAAPAAPRRAHSLAPTRAPGRVAPLPAAPGPRTPPPRGDQVTSVPARLGDPSALLPSHNKSHVFCRLERKGWNGEGRLISAA encoded by the exons ATGAGAGAGAAGGAACAccccccttctcctcctcctcctcctccttccacccCTCCCCCTCGTCCCTTTGGGATG CGAGGAGCAGGGTTAGCCCGGGACAGCTGGTCAAACCCCGAGAAACCGATCCGGCGGCGCCCGAGCACATCTCCCCCGCCGGCCGGGCTCGCGCAGACGCCCACGGGCGGAGGGCGGGCAGGCGGCGAGGCCCGGGGCGCGGGCGGGCGAGCGTGCGTGCGCGCGCGCTTGCGTGCGTGTGTGCGGGGCCCGGGCGCCTGGCGCGtgggagtgtgtgtgcgtgtgtgtccaTGCGTGTTCACGCGCGGGCGGGCGCGCGAGGGCGCGTGTGCGCGTGTCTGCGCGCCCGGCCGCTCGGCGCGCTCGGCAATCGATTACAGGACAAGTGCTGCCCCGGCGGCTCCGCGACGCGCGCACTCCCTCGCGCCCACCCGCGCGCCCGGCCGCGTCGCCCCCCTCCCGGCGGCCCCCGGACCGCGGACCCCGCCCCCAAGAGGGGACCAGGTAACCAGTGTACCGGCGCGCCTTGGCGACCCCAGCGCACTCCTTCCGAGTCATAATAAATCTCACGTTTTCTGCCGGCTGGAAAGGAAGGGTTGGAACGGTGAAGGGAGGCTCATTTCGGCCGCGTGA